From one Bombus huntii isolate Logan2020A chromosome 17, iyBomHunt1.1, whole genome shotgun sequence genomic stretch:
- the LOC126874945 gene encoding protein patched isoform X6, whose amino-acid sequence MHKPVHWTNLNPLWMLDEMKKLQFMFPFKTLEDYMKRAGITNGYQSKPCLDPADPECPETAPNKKSQQVPDIGAELTGGCYGFAAKFMHWPEELLVGGAKHNKTGHLTRAAALQTVVQLMGERELYDFFDNTYKVHNIDWSQEKASQVLKTWQRAFSNQVKKHLGANGSAPYNLYAFSTTTMNDILGKYSEVSVMKIAIGCALMVLYAGIVLLRWKDPVRSQAGVGIAGVMLICATVAAGLGFCALLGIPFNAATTQIVPFLALGLGVHDMFLLTHTYAELSVNEVPSGEQTGVVLKRTGLSVLLAGISNVSAFFAAAIIPIPALRVFCFQAGILLLFNLAAMLLVFPAMVSLDLRRRRSGRSDILCCCLPSNAGRNKYANRMSNGTAKQTVTRAIPPERRETCTQILTSQNVQNESWVGGNIEVDSDKQCSEEDTLTGCSQDDCLTFSLTQLAAKHYAPFVTRPATKVFGMMILIAVLVGCVWQAVRVNDGLELTDLVPQNSNEHAFLAAQAKHFGFYNMYAVTQREFEYPNNQRLLYEYHDAFMRIKNVIKNDNGGLPEFWLSLFRDWLKGLQNAFDRDYSNGCITQERWYKNASDEAILAYKLLVQTGHVDNPIDKSLVTQVRLIDSEGIINPRAFYNYLSAWVSNDVLAYGASQANLRPEPRQWIYTNDHELKIPKSMPLTYAQMPFYLHKLTDTQEITELIGNVRKLCKKFEERGLPNFPSGIPFLFWEQYMDLRNCLGIALLAALTASVAVVGILLLNFWAALLVGTSLAAVVLQLFGIMGLCNIKLSAVPAVLLVVSIGIAVHFTVHICLSFVTSIGSRDRRIRLALEHMCAPVIHGAITTLLAVVMLAFSEFDFIVRYFFLVLLCLIGIGLVNGLFFFPILLSLIGPSPEVIPNDHPDRISTPTPPASPIVRRSKPPAPPRRSYKIDNARLHAEPSLTTITEEPNSWHSTQESCIIVQPELKVETTSTCGNQNCSGSDTSGSSRMSPVTSTSHITTKVTATANIKVEVHTPLTIGTVDRSEKCRHTTSSSRRSSRCSANVNAGESSGSGSEPDSDTNPNKH is encoded by the exons GTACCAGACATAGGAGCGGAATTAACGGGAGGCTGTTACGGTTTTGCGGCAAAGTTTATGCACTGGCCCGAGGAACTACTCGTCGGTGGTGCTAAGCACAATAAGACTGGTCACTTGACCCGTGCAGCTGCGCTTCAGACCGTTGTGCAGCTGATGGGAGAACGAGAGCTTTACGATTTCTTCGACAACACCTACAAGGTACATAATATCGACTGGTCCCAGGAGAAGGCATCGCAAGTACTTAAAACCTGGCAACGAGCGTTCAGCAATCAAGTGAAGAAGCACCTGGGCGCGAATGGCTCAGCGCCGTACAATCTGTACGCGTTCAGCACAACCACCATGAACGACATACTTGGGAAGTACAGCGAGGTGTCCGTTATGAAAATCGCCATAGGCTGCGCACTGATG GTACTGTACGCGGGTATAGTCCTTCTTCGATGGAAGGATCCAGTGCGTTCGCAAGCTGGCGTGGGCATAGCCGGTGTAATGCTCATCTGCGCAACTGTGGCCGCTGGTTTGGGGTTCTGCGCCCTCCTGGGAATCCCCTTCAACGCAGCCACCACTCAGATCGTCCCTTTCTTAGCTCTAGGACTCGGTGTTCACGATATGTTCCTATTAACTCATACTTACGCTGAGCTCTCGGTAAACGAAGTGCCCAGTGGAGAACAGACAGGAGTGGTTTTAAAAAGGACCGGCCTATCTGTCCTTCTAGCAGGAATCAGCAACGTGTCAGCGTTCTTCGCTGCAGCGATAATCCCAATTCCTGCACTCCGAGTGTTCTGCTTTCAAGCTGGTATCTTGTTGCTTTTCAATCTGGCCGCTATGCTGCTTGTTTTCCCAGCTATGGTAAGTTTGGACCTGAGAAGACGACGTTCAGGTCGTTCAGATATACTCTGTTGCTGCCTACCATCGAACGCTGGCAGAAATAAGTACGCCAATAGAATGAGCAATGGTACCGCGAAGCAAACTGTAACGAGGGCGATACCACCAGAACGCCGTGAAACCTGCACGCAAATCCTGACATCGCAAAACGTGCAGAATGAGTCCTGGGTCGGTGGAAATATCGAAGTGGACTCGGATAAGCAATGTAGCGAAGAAGACACCCTAACAGGATGCAGTCAAGACGACTGTCTCACTTTCTCCTTAACCCAGTTAGCTGCGAAGCATTATGCTCCCTTTGTCACCAGACCAGCGACTAAGGTCTTTGGCATGATGATTTTAATCGCAGTTCTTGTTGGCTGTGTTTGGCAAGCTGTAAGGGTGAACGATGGTCTAGAGCTGACCGATCTGGTTCCACAGAATTCCAATGAACATGCTTTCTTAGCTGCCCAGGCAAAGCACTTTGGATTCTACAATATGTATGCTGTTACCCAGAGGGAATTCGAGTACCCTAACAATCAAAGATTGTTGTATGAGTATCATGATGCCTTCATGAGGATAAAGAATGTGATCAAGAACGATAACGGAGGATTGCCTGAGTTTTGGTTAAGTTTGTTCAGGGACTGGTTGAAAGGACTGCAGAACGCGTTTGATAGGGATTATAGCAATGGATGTATTACACAGGAAAGGTGGTACAAGAATGCTAGTGACGAGGCAATTCTCGCTTACAAATTGTTGGTACAAACTGGTCACGTAGACAATCCTATTGACAAATCGTTAGTCACTCAAGTCAGGCTAATCGATTCAGAAGGGATCATCAATCCAAGAgcgttttataattatttgagTGCATGGGTGTCAAACGATGTTTTGGCTTATGGTGCTTCTCAGGCCAATTTAAGGCCAGAACCAAGGCAATGGATTTATACTAATGATCATGAATTAAAGATTCCAAAAAGCATGCCTCTGACGTACGCTCAGATGCCATTTTATCTGCATAAACTTACTGACACGCAAGAAATTACAGAACTAATTGGCAATGTTAGAAAACTGTGCAAAAAATTTGAGGAACGAGGACTACCAAATTTTCCTTCTGGTATACCATTCCTCTTTTGGGAACAGTATATGGATTTAAGAAATTGTTTGGGTATTGCTCTGTTAGCTGCTTTAACAGCCAGTGTTGCTGTCGTTGGAATATTATTGTTGAATTTCTGGGCAGCTTTGTTAGTCGGCACTTCTCTTGCTGCTGTGGTACTACAACTCTTTGGAATCATGGGCCTCTGCAATATAAAACTGAGCGCTGTTCCTGCTGTTCTGTTGGTCGTCAGCATTGGAATTGCTGTGCACTTTACAGTGCATATTTGTCTG AGTTTTGTTACGAGCATTGGAAGCAGAGATAGAAGGATTCGGTTAGCTCTGGAGCACATGTGCGCACCTGTAATTCACGGAGCAATAACAACTTTATTAGCAGTCGTGATGTTGGCCTTCTCCGAGTTCGACTTCATCGTTCGGTATTTCTTCTTGGTGTTGCTGTGTCTTATTGGGATCGGTTTGGTGAATGGATTATTCTTTTTCCCCATCCTGTTGTCTTTGATCGGCCCATCTCCAGAAGTAATACCCAATGACCATCCGGATCGTATTTCTACGCCAACTCCACCTGCCTCGCCAATCGTCAGAAGATCGAAACCTCCTGCACCCCCCAGGAGATCGTACAAAATTGATAACGCCAGGTTACACGCTGAACCATCTCTCACTACCATTACAGAGGAACCCAATTCATGGCACAGTACACAGGAGTCTTGTATTATTGTTCAGCCAGAGTTGAAGGTTGAAACGACATCAACTTGTGGCAACCAg AACTGTAGCGGATCAGATACAAGTGGGTCTAGTCGAATGTCACCAGTGACATCTACGTCTCATATCACAACCAAGGTCACTGCGACGGCTAATATAAAGGTTGAAGTTCATACACCGTTAACTA TAGGTACAGTGGATCGTAGCGAAAAATGCAGACACACGACTTCCAGTAGCCGAAGGAGCTCGCGCTGCAGTGCGAACGTTAATGCTGGGGAGTCTTCCGGTTCCGGTTCTGAACCGGATTCAGACACTAACCCAAATAAACACTAA